The following proteins are co-located in the Syngnathus scovelli strain Florida chromosome 5, RoL_Ssco_1.2, whole genome shotgun sequence genome:
- the lbx1b gene encoding transcription factor LBX1b: protein MTSKEVAKCDAGENRRRSPLDHLPPPANSNKPLTPFSIEDILNKPSVKRSYTICGTAHLISSSEKHRASSLPLASRALLTQTSPLCALEELASKTFKGLEVSVLQAAEGRDGMTLFGQRTTPKKRRKSRTAFTNHQIYELEKRFLYQKYLSPADRDQIAQQLGLTNAQVITWFQNRRAKLKRDLEEMKADVESAKAIGQVPLDKLAKLADLEKCANGTLGHPRVDSPTRGGQQEHDLGQKVTRSPLSPFSDHTTSKECSEDEDVEIDVDD, encoded by the exons ATGACATCCAAAGAAGTGGCCAAATGTGATGCGGGGGAAAACAGGAGGCGAAGCCCGTTGGACCACTTGCCACCCCCCGCCAACTCCAATAAGCCGCTGACCCCCTTCAGCATCGAGGACATCCTCAACAAGCCGTCCGTGAAGCGAAGTTACACCATTTGTGGTACGGCTCATCTCATCTCGTCCAGCGAGAAGCACCGCGCCTCCAGCCTGCCTCTGGCCAGCCGTGCGCTGCTCACCCAAACCTCGCCGCTGTGCGCCCTGGAGGAGCTGGCCAGCAAAACCTTCAAGGGGCTGGAAGTCAGCGTGCTACAGGCGGCAGAAG GCCGGGACGGCATGACCCTATTCGGCCAGAGAACCACGCCGAAGaagcgccggaagtcccgcacgGCCTTCACCAACCATCAAATCTACGAGCTGGAGAAGCGCTTTCTGTACCAGAAATACTTGTCCCCGGCCGACCGGGACCAGATCGCCCAACAGCTCGGCCTGACCAACGCGCAAGTCATCACGTGGTTTCAGAACCGCAGAGCCAAGCTAAAACGGGACCTGGAGGAGATGAAAGCGGACGTGGAGTCGGCTAAGGCCATCGgccaagtccccttggacaagctgGCCAAGCTGGCCGACCTGGAGAAATGCGCCAACGGCACGCTGGGCCATCCGCGAGTCGACTCCCCCACGCGGGGAGGCCAGCAAGAGCACGATCTCGGCCAGAAAGTGACGAGGTCCCCGCTGTCGCCTTTCTCAGACCACACAACGAGCAAAGAGTGCTCGGAGGACGAGGACGTGGAGATTGACGTGGATGACTGA